A segment of the Leptolyngbya sp. NIES-3755 genome:
GATGCACAGAAACATCCGAAGTGAGGTATTGACTCAATCCCTGCTCATTCGTTACTTTCGCGTAGGTATGCAACTTAGAGCGATACAAATCCGCATCGACAATCAGAACACGCTGCCCCATTGTTGCGGCTGCAAGTCCCATATTTAGAGCAACCGTAGATTTTCCATCACTTGCGAGCGCAGAAGCAACCACGATCGATTGCAAGGAGTTCTGCAAGTTCGCCATCGACAGACTGAGATTCAAGGTGCGGAAGGCTTCGCGGAAAATTGCAGCATCTTCGCTTAAGTCGATCGAGAAGGTTTGCGCTGTTTGAGTTGAACCTTCTGAAGCAGCAGGTAGATTCCGCAGGGATGCCATCGCAGGTAAGCTCAGTTCGCCCAAGTTTTTGTAGAACGGAATGACACTCAGCAGCGGGAATTTACTATCCTGCTTCAAGTCTTCGGCTGAGTAGAGCACATCATCAAGCTTGTCTACTAACAATCCAGCTAGGACACCGAGGAATACGCTACCGATAAAACCAAGAGCCGCACTTTGAGGAATCGACGGAAACACAGGAGCGGGACGCTGAGCAGGAGAGGCGATAATTTGCCAGGGTTGAGTATTTTGAGCCGCTTCGATTTGTAGACTTTCGCGATTGGCAAGAAAGCGATCGAGACTATCATTGGCGACCTTCAATTCCCGCTGTAAATCGACATTCTGACGCACGAGAGAGGGAATGGTCGTTAAACTCGCTTGAAGTTGTTGAGCCGTTCCAAGTAACGATTGATTTCTCGCTTCTAGCGCTTTAATCTCATTGCTCACCGTTACCAGTTGGCGATTGAGTTCGATCAGCGTTCCGCTTAGATTCCCTTGTGCTTGTTGGGTTCCAGTCGTACTCAGGGTTCGTTTTGCTTCGAGTTGCATCTGAGCGAGTACGCCGTCTCGTCGCTTCATCAAAGCTTTTACGGGAGGTGCATCAGGAGTTAACCGTTCGGTATTAATGGAAATCTGAGTTTCTAGCTGTTGGAGTTGTTCGCGCAATGCCTGGAAGGTTTTCGACTCACTGAGAGCGGAAGATGCGATCGCGACTTCAGGACTACTTCCCACTTGCTTGCTAAGCGTCGCATAGAGCGCTTTGGATTCTGCTAATCGCGCTTGAGTTGCTTTCTGCTGAGCTTCAATGTCTCCACTCATCTTGATCAAATAGGCAGCCCGATCTTCAGGATTCACAATCTTATTGGATTCCCGAAACGATTCGAGTTGGCTCTGAATCTGATTCACTCGACGATACAGAGTTGGCAACTGTTTCTCGACGAATTTGATTCCTTGCTGCAAATTGCGGCTTCTCAGTTGCTCACCATAGTTCAAATAAGTGTCAGCCAGCTTTTCCACCACAGACAAGCTCTGATTCGCATCATTATCTAAATAGCTAACTTCAATAATCTCAGTCTCTTTTAACCGATTGATTGAAAGATTGCCGAGAAACTTGTCATACGTCAAAGACGGATATTCCTTTTGCAGCGACTTGAACGCAGGTTCTAGAATCTGTGAACTTCTCAGAACTTGAGTCAGCGTAGTGTAGTTTGTTCCCGCCGCTTGCTCGTCTAGTGCAACTCCAAGCTGCTGTCCAGGATTAGATTTGCTCGG
Coding sequences within it:
- a CDS encoding capsular exopolysaccharide family protein (similar to AA sequence:cyanobase_aa:LBDG_21280), whose amino-acid sequence is MSINPLSKLYQSELGQETRNSQNFLSFKGTESRSELDLKKVWDVVRRRKIFVSTVALILFTATMAWSTTRKPVYMSVFRLLIEPSKSNPGQQLGVALDEQAAGTNYTTLTQVLRSSQILEPAFKSLQKEYPSLTYDKFLGNLSINRLKETEIIEVSYLDNDANQSLSVVEKLADTYLNYGEQLRSRNLQQGIKFVEKQLPTLYRRVNQIQSQLESFRESNKIVNPEDRAAYLIKMSGDIEAQQKATQARLAESKALYATLSKQVGSSPEVAIASSALSESKTFQALREQLQQLETQISINTERLTPDAPPVKALMKRRDGVLAQMQLEAKRTLSTTGTQQAQGNLSGTLIELNRQLVTVSNEIKALEARNQSLLGTAQQLQASLTTIPSLVRQNVDLQRELKVANDSLDRFLANRESLQIEAAQNTQPWQIIASPAQRPAPVFPSIPQSAALGFIGSVFLGVLAGLLVDKLDDVLYSAEDLKQDSKFPLLSVIPFYKNLGELSLPAMASLRNLPAASEGSTQTAQTFSIDLSEDAAIFREAFRTLNLSLSMANLQNSLQSIVVASALASDGKSTVALNMGLAAATMGQRVLIVDADLYRSKLHTYAKVTNEQGLSQYLTSDVSVHHLVQQSPMEQNLFVLTAGKPQMDASRLLSSAKMKKLMEELKEHYDLVIYDAPPVLGFSDSLILSGQTDGSVLVVGLGNTGRTALLESLRGLQLSGSPVLGIVANCLKPGTHLAHKYHEYVRRNYNSDVVETV